One window from the genome of Cuculus canorus isolate bCucCan1 chromosome 12, bCucCan1.pri, whole genome shotgun sequence encodes:
- the LOC104064848 gene encoding uncharacterized protein LOC104064848 isoform X1, whose protein sequence is MGAGKGWVPGVLCPLSPQVSSLVQTLQVPDWPFLQPWRWLGSWVGSSRQAAAGVVSTAAFFLCEELLGQHFDVVPEGVAEPQPGDLFLFPLALGGAGWWGAHAGVYCGDGEIIHLEGESQEVVMVLECPYERDRKYSHPSDLQAVQGHLHQVLWPSTARTTSCGCGVQPRCCGGRKGWMWPPCSTGSGWPWTRQWSTTPSPTTASTLPSPCWGWASSPVPRCPQHCSDGGSDVHRGQPGLEHPSPGTGGFFHGGAALCWWLWNPSHIAIHGCSQTLCQFCLLSVVFAFAFSCPEGSSFPQNHP, encoded by the exons ATGGGTGCTGGCAAAGGATGGGTCCCTGGTGTGCtctgccccctctccccacaggtGAGCAGCCTGGTGCAGACCTTGCAAGTCCCGGACTGGCCATTCCTTCAGCCCTGGCGCTGGCTGGGCTCCTGG GTGGGCAGCTCCAGGCAG gcagcagctggggtgGTGAGCACAGCGGCGTTCTTCCTCTGCGAGGAGCTGCTGGGCCAGCACTTCGATGTGGTCCCGGAAGGGGTGGCCGAGCCTCAGCCCGGGgacctctttctctttcccctggCCTTGGGGGGGGCCGGCTGGTGGGGAGCACATGCTGGTGTCTACTGTGGTGACGGGGAGATCATCCACCTGGAAGGTGAGTCCCAGGAAGTGGTCATGGTGTTGGAATGTCCCTatgaaagagacagaaagtaCAGCCACCCCTCTGACCTACAGGCAGTTCAGGGACATCTCCATCAGGTATTGTGGCCAAGCACGGCAAGAACCACCTCCTGCGGATGCGGGGTGCAGCCAAGGTGCTGCGGAGGAAGGAAGGGTTGGATGTGGCCACCCTGCAGCACCGGATCCGGATGGCCATGGACCAGGCAGTGGAGTACGACGCCATCACCTACAACTGCGTCCACTTTGCCCTCGCCCTGCTGGGGCTGGGCCAGCTCGCCGGTGCCACG gtgtccccagcACTGCAGTGATGGAGGCAGTGATGTGCACAGGGGacagccagggctggagcacccttCCCCGGGAACTGGAGGATTCTTCCATGGGGGAGCAGCCTTGTGCTGGTGGCTTTGGAATCCCTCTCACATAGCAATACATGGTTGCAGCCAGACCCTGTGCCAATTCTGTTTGCTATCTGTTGTTTTcgcttttgctttctcttgccCAGAAGGAAGCTCCTTTCCCCAAAACCACCCATAA
- the LOC104064848 gene encoding uncharacterized protein LOC104064848 isoform X3 — protein MNLLAQVGSSRQAAAGVVSTAAFFLCEELLGQHFDVVPEGVAEPQPGDLFLFPLALGGAGWWGAHAGVYCGDGEIIHLEGESQEVVMVLECPYERDRKYSHPSDLQAVQGHLHQVLWPSTARTTSCGCGVQPRCCGGRKGWMWPPCSTGSGWPWTRQWSTTPSPTTASTLPSPCWGWASSPVPRCPQHCSDGGSDVHRGQPGLEHPSPGTGGFFHGGAALCWWLWNPSHIAIHGCSQTLCQFCLLSVVFAFAFSCPEGSSFPQNHP, from the exons ATGAATCTCCTAGCCCAG GTGGGCAGCTCCAGGCAG gcagcagctggggtgGTGAGCACAGCGGCGTTCTTCCTCTGCGAGGAGCTGCTGGGCCAGCACTTCGATGTGGTCCCGGAAGGGGTGGCCGAGCCTCAGCCCGGGgacctctttctctttcccctggCCTTGGGGGGGGCCGGCTGGTGGGGAGCACATGCTGGTGTCTACTGTGGTGACGGGGAGATCATCCACCTGGAAGGTGAGTCCCAGGAAGTGGTCATGGTGTTGGAATGTCCCTatgaaagagacagaaagtaCAGCCACCCCTCTGACCTACAGGCAGTTCAGGGACATCTCCATCAGGTATTGTGGCCAAGCACGGCAAGAACCACCTCCTGCGGATGCGGGGTGCAGCCAAGGTGCTGCGGAGGAAGGAAGGGTTGGATGTGGCCACCCTGCAGCACCGGATCCGGATGGCCATGGACCAGGCAGTGGAGTACGACGCCATCACCTACAACTGCGTCCACTTTGCCCTCGCCCTGCTGGGGCTGGGCCAGCTCGCCGGTGCCACG gtgtccccagcACTGCAGTGATGGAGGCAGTGATGTGCACAGGGGacagccagggctggagcacccttCCCCGGGAACTGGAGGATTCTTCCATGGGGGAGCAGCCTTGTGCTGGTGGCTTTGGAATCCCTCTCACATAGCAATACATGGTTGCAGCCAGACCCTGTGCCAATTCTGTTTGCTATCTGTTGTTTTcgcttttgctttctcttgccCAGAAGGAAGCTCCTTTCCCCAAAACCACCCATAA
- the LOC104064848 gene encoding uncharacterized protein LOC104064848 isoform X2: MNLLAQVSSLVQTLQVPDWPFLQPWRWLGSWVGSSRQAAAGVVSTAAFFLCEELLGQHFDVVPEGVAEPQPGDLFLFPLALGGAGWWGAHAGVYCGDGEIIHLEGESQEVVMVLECPYERDRKYSHPSDLQAVQGHLHQVLWPSTARTTSCGCGVQPRCCGGRKGWMWPPCSTGSGWPWTRQWSTTPSPTTASTLPSPCWGWASSPVPRCPQHCSDGGSDVHRGQPGLEHPSPGTGGFFHGGAALCWWLWNPSHIAIHGCSQTLCQFCLLSVVFAFAFSCPEGSSFPQNHP, translated from the exons ATGAATCTCCTAGCCCAG gtGAGCAGCCTGGTGCAGACCTTGCAAGTCCCGGACTGGCCATTCCTTCAGCCCTGGCGCTGGCTGGGCTCCTGG GTGGGCAGCTCCAGGCAG gcagcagctggggtgGTGAGCACAGCGGCGTTCTTCCTCTGCGAGGAGCTGCTGGGCCAGCACTTCGATGTGGTCCCGGAAGGGGTGGCCGAGCCTCAGCCCGGGgacctctttctctttcccctggCCTTGGGGGGGGCCGGCTGGTGGGGAGCACATGCTGGTGTCTACTGTGGTGACGGGGAGATCATCCACCTGGAAGGTGAGTCCCAGGAAGTGGTCATGGTGTTGGAATGTCCCTatgaaagagacagaaagtaCAGCCACCCCTCTGACCTACAGGCAGTTCAGGGACATCTCCATCAGGTATTGTGGCCAAGCACGGCAAGAACCACCTCCTGCGGATGCGGGGTGCAGCCAAGGTGCTGCGGAGGAAGGAAGGGTTGGATGTGGCCACCCTGCAGCACCGGATCCGGATGGCCATGGACCAGGCAGTGGAGTACGACGCCATCACCTACAACTGCGTCCACTTTGCCCTCGCCCTGCTGGGGCTGGGCCAGCTCGCCGGTGCCACG gtgtccccagcACTGCAGTGATGGAGGCAGTGATGTGCACAGGGGacagccagggctggagcacccttCCCCGGGAACTGGAGGATTCTTCCATGGGGGAGCAGCCTTGTGCTGGTGGCTTTGGAATCCCTCTCACATAGCAATACATGGTTGCAGCCAGACCCTGTGCCAATTCTGTTTGCTATCTGTTGTTTTcgcttttgctttctcttgccCAGAAGGAAGCTCCTTTCCCCAAAACCACCCATAA
- the LOC104064848 gene encoding uncharacterized protein LOC104064848 isoform X10, translated as MRLWLGTWKGDTAPQLSGDREGPLSTALWSPNSLLADESPSPGGQLQAGIVAKHGKNHLLRMRGAAKVLRRKEGLDVATLQHRIRMAMDQAVEYDAITYNCVHFALALLGLGQLAGATVGATTLRNPDFHPTECHHSPASLPGVPSTAVMEAVMCTGDSQGWSTLPRELEDSSMGEQPCAGGFGIPLT; from the exons ATGAGGCTCTGGCTTGGGACTTGGAAGGGTGACACAGCACCACAGCTGTCTGGGGACAGAGAGGGCCCGCTGTCCACAGCGCTCTGGTCACCAAATTCTCTCCTTGCAGATGAATCTCCTAGCCCAG GTGGGCAGCTCCAGGCAG GTATTGTGGCCAAGCACGGCAAGAACCACCTCCTGCGGATGCGGGGTGCAGCCAAGGTGCTGCGGAGGAAGGAAGGGTTGGATGTGGCCACCCTGCAGCACCGGATCCGGATGGCCATGGACCAGGCAGTGGAGTACGACGCCATCACCTACAACTGCGTCCACTTTGCCCTCGCCCTGCTGGGGCTGGGCCAGCTCGCCGGTGCCACGGTGGGTGCTACCACCCTGAGGAACCCTGACTTCCACCCCACCGAGTGTCACCACAGCCCAGCTTCtctcccaggtgtccccagcACTGCAGTGATGGAGGCAGTGATGTGCACAGGGGacagccagggctggagcacccttCCCCGGGAACTGGAGGATTCTTCCATGGGGGAGCAGCCTTGTGCTGGTGGCTTTGGAATCCCTCTCACATAG
- the LOC104064848 gene encoding uncharacterized protein LOC104064848 isoform X7 has translation MRLWLGTWKGDTAPQLSGDREGPLSTALWSPNSLLADESPSPGEQPGADLASPGLAIPSALALAGLLGGQLQAGIVAKHGKNHLLRMRGAAKVLRRKEGLDVATLQHRIRMAMDQAVEYDAITYNCVHFALALLGLGQLAGATVGATTLRNPDFHPTECHHSPASLPGVPSTAVMEAVMCTGDSQGWSTLPRELEDSSMGEQPCAGGFGIPLT, from the exons ATGAGGCTCTGGCTTGGGACTTGGAAGGGTGACACAGCACCACAGCTGTCTGGGGACAGAGAGGGCCCGCTGTCCACAGCGCTCTGGTCACCAAATTCTCTCCTTGCAGATGAATCTCCTAGCCCAG gtGAGCAGCCTGGTGCAGACCTTGCAAGTCCCGGACTGGCCATTCCTTCAGCCCTGGCGCTGGCTGGGCTCCTGG GTGGGCAGCTCCAGGCAG GTATTGTGGCCAAGCACGGCAAGAACCACCTCCTGCGGATGCGGGGTGCAGCCAAGGTGCTGCGGAGGAAGGAAGGGTTGGATGTGGCCACCCTGCAGCACCGGATCCGGATGGCCATGGACCAGGCAGTGGAGTACGACGCCATCACCTACAACTGCGTCCACTTTGCCCTCGCCCTGCTGGGGCTGGGCCAGCTCGCCGGTGCCACGGTGGGTGCTACCACCCTGAGGAACCCTGACTTCCACCCCACCGAGTGTCACCACAGCCCAGCTTCtctcccaggtgtccccagcACTGCAGTGATGGAGGCAGTGATGTGCACAGGGGacagccagggctggagcacccttCCCCGGGAACTGGAGGATTCTTCCATGGGGGAGCAGCCTTGTGCTGGTGGCTTTGGAATCCCTCTCACATAG
- the LOC104064848 gene encoding uncharacterized protein LOC104064848 isoform X4, translating into MGAGKGWVPGVLCPLSPQVSSLVQTLQVPDWPFLQPWRWLGSWVGSSRQAAAGVVSTAAFFLCEELLGQHFDVVPEGVAEPQPGDLFLFPLALGGAGWWGAHAGVYCGDGEIIHLEGSSGTSPSGIVAKHGKNHLLRMRGAAKVLRRKEGLDVATLQHRIRMAMDQAVEYDAITYNCVHFALALLGLGQLAGATVGATTLRNPDFHPTECHHSPASLPGVPSTAVMEAVMCTGDSQGWSTLPRELEDSSMGEQPCAGGFGIPLT; encoded by the exons ATGGGTGCTGGCAAAGGATGGGTCCCTGGTGTGCtctgccccctctccccacaggtGAGCAGCCTGGTGCAGACCTTGCAAGTCCCGGACTGGCCATTCCTTCAGCCCTGGCGCTGGCTGGGCTCCTGG GTGGGCAGCTCCAGGCAG gcagcagctggggtgGTGAGCACAGCGGCGTTCTTCCTCTGCGAGGAGCTGCTGGGCCAGCACTTCGATGTGGTCCCGGAAGGGGTGGCCGAGCCTCAGCCCGGGgacctctttctctttcccctggCCTTGGGGGGGGCCGGCTGGTGGGGAGCACATGCTGGTGTCTACTGTGGTGACGGGGAGATCATCCACCTGGAAG GCAGTTCAGGGACATCTCCATCAGGTATTGTGGCCAAGCACGGCAAGAACCACCTCCTGCGGATGCGGGGTGCAGCCAAGGTGCTGCGGAGGAAGGAAGGGTTGGATGTGGCCACCCTGCAGCACCGGATCCGGATGGCCATGGACCAGGCAGTGGAGTACGACGCCATCACCTACAACTGCGTCCACTTTGCCCTCGCCCTGCTGGGGCTGGGCCAGCTCGCCGGTGCCACGGTGGGTGCTACCACCCTGAGGAACCCTGACTTCCACCCCACCGAGTGTCACCACAGCCCAGCTTCtctcccaggtgtccccagcACTGCAGTGATGGAGGCAGTGATGTGCACAGGGGacagccagggctggagcacccttCCCCGGGAACTGGAGGATTCTTCCATGGGGGAGCAGCCTTGTGCTGGTGGCTTTGGAATCCCTCTCACATAG
- the LOC104064848 gene encoding uncharacterized protein LOC104064848 isoform X5, whose product MRLWLGTWKGDTAPQLSGDREGPLSTALWSPNSLLADESPSPGEQPGADLASPGLAIPSALALAGLLGGQLQAGSSGTSPSGIVAKHGKNHLLRMRGAAKVLRRKEGLDVATLQHRIRMAMDQAVEYDAITYNCVHFALALLGLGQLAGATVGATTLRNPDFHPTECHHSPASLPGVPSTAVMEAVMCTGDSQGWSTLPRELEDSSMGEQPCAGGFGIPLT is encoded by the exons ATGAGGCTCTGGCTTGGGACTTGGAAGGGTGACACAGCACCACAGCTGTCTGGGGACAGAGAGGGCCCGCTGTCCACAGCGCTCTGGTCACCAAATTCTCTCCTTGCAGATGAATCTCCTAGCCCAG gtGAGCAGCCTGGTGCAGACCTTGCAAGTCCCGGACTGGCCATTCCTTCAGCCCTGGCGCTGGCTGGGCTCCTGG GTGGGCAGCTCCAGGCAG GCAGTTCAGGGACATCTCCATCAGGTATTGTGGCCAAGCACGGCAAGAACCACCTCCTGCGGATGCGGGGTGCAGCCAAGGTGCTGCGGAGGAAGGAAGGGTTGGATGTGGCCACCCTGCAGCACCGGATCCGGATGGCCATGGACCAGGCAGTGGAGTACGACGCCATCACCTACAACTGCGTCCACTTTGCCCTCGCCCTGCTGGGGCTGGGCCAGCTCGCCGGTGCCACGGTGGGTGCTACCACCCTGAGGAACCCTGACTTCCACCCCACCGAGTGTCACCACAGCCCAGCTTCtctcccaggtgtccccagcACTGCAGTGATGGAGGCAGTGATGTGCACAGGGGacagccagggctggagcacccttCCCCGGGAACTGGAGGATTCTTCCATGGGGGAGCAGCCTTGTGCTGGTGGCTTTGGAATCCCTCTCACATAG
- the LOC104064848 gene encoding uncharacterized protein LOC104064848 isoform X9, with amino-acid sequence MRLWLGTWKGDTAPQLSGDREGPLSTALWSPNSLLADESPSPGGQLQAGSSGTSPSGIVAKHGKNHLLRMRGAAKVLRRKEGLDVATLQHRIRMAMDQAVEYDAITYNCVHFALALLGLGQLAGATVGATTLRNPDFHPTECHHSPASLPGVPSTAVMEAVMCTGDSQGWSTLPRELEDSSMGEQPCAGGFGIPLT; translated from the exons ATGAGGCTCTGGCTTGGGACTTGGAAGGGTGACACAGCACCACAGCTGTCTGGGGACAGAGAGGGCCCGCTGTCCACAGCGCTCTGGTCACCAAATTCTCTCCTTGCAGATGAATCTCCTAGCCCAG GTGGGCAGCTCCAGGCAG GCAGTTCAGGGACATCTCCATCAGGTATTGTGGCCAAGCACGGCAAGAACCACCTCCTGCGGATGCGGGGTGCAGCCAAGGTGCTGCGGAGGAAGGAAGGGTTGGATGTGGCCACCCTGCAGCACCGGATCCGGATGGCCATGGACCAGGCAGTGGAGTACGACGCCATCACCTACAACTGCGTCCACTTTGCCCTCGCCCTGCTGGGGCTGGGCCAGCTCGCCGGTGCCACGGTGGGTGCTACCACCCTGAGGAACCCTGACTTCCACCCCACCGAGTGTCACCACAGCCCAGCTTCtctcccaggtgtccccagcACTGCAGTGATGGAGGCAGTGATGTGCACAGGGGacagccagggctggagcacccttCCCCGGGAACTGGAGGATTCTTCCATGGGGGAGCAGCCTTGTGCTGGTGGCTTTGGAATCCCTCTCACATAG
- the LOC104064848 gene encoding uncharacterized protein LOC104064848 isoform X6: MRLWLGTWKGDTAPQLSGDREGPLSTALWSPNSLLADESPSPGEQPGADLASPGLAIPSALALAGLLGSSGTSPSGIVAKHGKNHLLRMRGAAKVLRRKEGLDVATLQHRIRMAMDQAVEYDAITYNCVHFALALLGLGQLAGATVGATTLRNPDFHPTECHHSPASLPGVPSTAVMEAVMCTGDSQGWSTLPRELEDSSMGEQPCAGGFGIPLT; this comes from the exons ATGAGGCTCTGGCTTGGGACTTGGAAGGGTGACACAGCACCACAGCTGTCTGGGGACAGAGAGGGCCCGCTGTCCACAGCGCTCTGGTCACCAAATTCTCTCCTTGCAGATGAATCTCCTAGCCCAG gtGAGCAGCCTGGTGCAGACCTTGCAAGTCCCGGACTGGCCATTCCTTCAGCCCTGGCGCTGGCTGGGCTCCTGG GCAGTTCAGGGACATCTCCATCAGGTATTGTGGCCAAGCACGGCAAGAACCACCTCCTGCGGATGCGGGGTGCAGCCAAGGTGCTGCGGAGGAAGGAAGGGTTGGATGTGGCCACCCTGCAGCACCGGATCCGGATGGCCATGGACCAGGCAGTGGAGTACGACGCCATCACCTACAACTGCGTCCACTTTGCCCTCGCCCTGCTGGGGCTGGGCCAGCTCGCCGGTGCCACGGTGGGTGCTACCACCCTGAGGAACCCTGACTTCCACCCCACCGAGTGTCACCACAGCCCAGCTTCtctcccaggtgtccccagcACTGCAGTGATGGAGGCAGTGATGTGCACAGGGGacagccagggctggagcacccttCCCCGGGAACTGGAGGATTCTTCCATGGGGGAGCAGCCTTGTGCTGGTGGCTTTGGAATCCCTCTCACATAG
- the LOC104064848 gene encoding uncharacterized protein LOC104064848 isoform X8, with translation MGAGKGWVPGVLCPLSPQVSSLVQTLQVPDWPFLQPWRWLGSWVGSSRQAAAGVVSTAAFFLCEELLGQHFDVVPEGVAEPQPGDLFLFPLALGGAGWWGAHAGVYCGDGEIIHLEGSSGTSPSGIVAKHGKNHLLRMRGAAKVLRRKEGLDVATLQHRIRMAMDQAVEYDAITYNCVHFALALLGLGQLAGATVSPALQ, from the exons ATGGGTGCTGGCAAAGGATGGGTCCCTGGTGTGCtctgccccctctccccacaggtGAGCAGCCTGGTGCAGACCTTGCAAGTCCCGGACTGGCCATTCCTTCAGCCCTGGCGCTGGCTGGGCTCCTGG GTGGGCAGCTCCAGGCAG gcagcagctggggtgGTGAGCACAGCGGCGTTCTTCCTCTGCGAGGAGCTGCTGGGCCAGCACTTCGATGTGGTCCCGGAAGGGGTGGCCGAGCCTCAGCCCGGGgacctctttctctttcccctggCCTTGGGGGGGGCCGGCTGGTGGGGAGCACATGCTGGTGTCTACTGTGGTGACGGGGAGATCATCCACCTGGAAG GCAGTTCAGGGACATCTCCATCAGGTATTGTGGCCAAGCACGGCAAGAACCACCTCCTGCGGATGCGGGGTGCAGCCAAGGTGCTGCGGAGGAAGGAAGGGTTGGATGTGGCCACCCTGCAGCACCGGATCCGGATGGCCATGGACCAGGCAGTGGAGTACGACGCCATCACCTACAACTGCGTCCACTTTGCCCTCGCCCTGCTGGGGCTGGGCCAGCTCGCCGGTGCCACG gtgtccccagcACTGCAGTGA
- the NR2E3 gene encoding photoreceptor-specific nuclear receptor isoform X2, translating to MAASPTGSVVSAGLDDSPTGLSPAPGKALSPVLLCRVCGDTSSGKHYGIYACNGCSGFFKRSVRRKLIYRCQAGTGLCPVDKAHRNQCQACRLKKCLQAGMNKDAVQNERQPRSTAQVRLDSIELDAELPPEHVATTREVPPIPCLAPCGPGATVAITPGPRAPTPPTNHRFMASLMTAETCAKLEPEDADETVDVTGSEPERAVGEYQVAPYPAASPENVYETSARLLFMAVKWAKNLPVFSNLPFRDQVILLEEAWSELFLLCAIQWSMPLESCPLLAVPELAPGKLLPAALDVRALQETLGRFKVLAVDPTEFACMKAVVLFKPETRGLKDPEQVENLQDQSQVREAAAAPPRTALHLL from the exons ATGGCTGCATCGCCCACAGGGTCGGTGGTGAGCGCTGGGCTGGACGATAGCCCCACGG GGCTGAGCCCGGCACCCGGCAAAGCACTgagccctgtgctgctgtgcagggTGTGTGGGGACACCAGCAGTGGGAAGCACTACGGCATCTATGCCTGCAACGGCTGCAGTGGTTTCTTCAAGCGCAGTGTCCGCAGGAAGCTGATCTACAG gtgccaGGCTGGGACAGGGCTGTGCCCAGTGGACAAGGCGCACCGTAACCAGTGCCAGGCCTGTCGGCTCAAGAAGTGCCTGCAAGCTGGCATGAACAAGGATG CCGTGCAGAATGAGCGCCAGCCCCGCAGCACAGCCCAGGTCCGGCTGGACAGTATCGAGCTGGATGCTGAGCTGCCCCCCGAGCACGTGGCCACCACCCGTGAGGTCCCTCCCATTCCCTGCTTGGCTCCCTGTGGTCCTGGTGCCACCGTTGCCATCACACCAGGTCCCCGAGCACCTACACCGCCCACCAACCATCGCTTCATGGCCAGCCTGATGACAGCTGAGACCTGTGCGAAGCTAGAGCCTGAGGACG CTGATGAGACAGTGGATGTGACAGGCAGTGAGCCAGAACGGGCAGTTGGCGAGTACCAGGTAGCACCTTACCCAGCAGCCAGCCCCGAAAATGTCTACGAAACCTCTGCACGTCTCCTCTTCATGGCAGTGAAATGGGCCAAAAACCTGCCTGTCTTCTCCAACCTGCCCTTCCGTGACCAG gtGATCTTGCTGGAGGAAGCATGGAGTGAGCTCTTCCTGCTCTGTGCCATCCAGTGGTCCATGCCTCTGGAGAGCTGCCCGCTGCTGGCTGTCCCTGAGCTGGCCCCAGGAAAGTTGCTACCAGCTGCCCTGGATGTCCGGGCATTGCAGGAGACCCTTGGCCGCTTCAAGGTGTTGGCAGTTGACCCCACTGAATTTGCCTGCATGAAGGCAGTGGTGCTCTTCAAACCAG AGACGCGTGGCCTGAAGGATCCCGAGCAGGTGGAGAACTTGCAGGACCAGTCACAG GTTcgggaagctgctgctgctcctccccgCACTGCGCTTCATCTCCTCTGA
- the NR2E3 gene encoding photoreceptor-specific nuclear receptor isoform X1, producing MAASPTGSVVSAGLDDSPTGLSPAPGKALSPVLLCRVCGDTSSGKHYGIYACNGCSGFFKRSVRRKLIYRCQAGTGLCPVDKAHRNQCQACRLKKCLQAGMNKDAVQNERQPRSTAQVRLDSIELDAELPPEHVATTREVPPIPCLAPCGPGATVAITPGPRAPTPPTNHRFMASLMTAETCAKLEPEDADETVDVTGSEPERAVGEYQVAPYPAASPENVYETSARLLFMAVKWAKNLPVFSNLPFRDQVILLEEAWSELFLLCAIQWSMPLESCPLLAVPELAPGKLLPAALDVRALQETLGRFKVLAVDPTEFACMKAVVLFKPETRGLKDPEQVENLQDQSQVMLGQHNRSHYPGQPVRFGKLLLLLPALRFISSERVELLFFRRTIGNTPMEKLLCDMFKN from the exons ATGGCTGCATCGCCCACAGGGTCGGTGGTGAGCGCTGGGCTGGACGATAGCCCCACGG GGCTGAGCCCGGCACCCGGCAAAGCACTgagccctgtgctgctgtgcagggTGTGTGGGGACACCAGCAGTGGGAAGCACTACGGCATCTATGCCTGCAACGGCTGCAGTGGTTTCTTCAAGCGCAGTGTCCGCAGGAAGCTGATCTACAG gtgccaGGCTGGGACAGGGCTGTGCCCAGTGGACAAGGCGCACCGTAACCAGTGCCAGGCCTGTCGGCTCAAGAAGTGCCTGCAAGCTGGCATGAACAAGGATG CCGTGCAGAATGAGCGCCAGCCCCGCAGCACAGCCCAGGTCCGGCTGGACAGTATCGAGCTGGATGCTGAGCTGCCCCCCGAGCACGTGGCCACCACCCGTGAGGTCCCTCCCATTCCCTGCTTGGCTCCCTGTGGTCCTGGTGCCACCGTTGCCATCACACCAGGTCCCCGAGCACCTACACCGCCCACCAACCATCGCTTCATGGCCAGCCTGATGACAGCTGAGACCTGTGCGAAGCTAGAGCCTGAGGACG CTGATGAGACAGTGGATGTGACAGGCAGTGAGCCAGAACGGGCAGTTGGCGAGTACCAGGTAGCACCTTACCCAGCAGCCAGCCCCGAAAATGTCTACGAAACCTCTGCACGTCTCCTCTTCATGGCAGTGAAATGGGCCAAAAACCTGCCTGTCTTCTCCAACCTGCCCTTCCGTGACCAG gtGATCTTGCTGGAGGAAGCATGGAGTGAGCTCTTCCTGCTCTGTGCCATCCAGTGGTCCATGCCTCTGGAGAGCTGCCCGCTGCTGGCTGTCCCTGAGCTGGCCCCAGGAAAGTTGCTACCAGCTGCCCTGGATGTCCGGGCATTGCAGGAGACCCTTGGCCGCTTCAAGGTGTTGGCAGTTGACCCCACTGAATTTGCCTGCATGAAGGCAGTGGTGCTCTTCAAACCAG AGACGCGTGGCCTGAAGGATCCCGAGCAGGTGGAGAACTTGCAGGACCAGTCACAGGTGATGCTGGGCCAGCACAACCGTTCTCACTACCCCGGGCAACCCGTCAG GTTcgggaagctgctgctgctcctccccgCACTGCGCTTCATCTCCTCTGAGCGCGTGGAGCTGCTCTTCTTCCGCCGGACCATCGGCAACACCCCCATGGAGAAGCTGCTGTGTGACATGTTCAAGAACTGA
- the POLR2I gene encoding DNA-directed RNA polymerase II subunit RPB9 — protein MEADGAYEPGFVGIRFCQECNNMLYPKEDKENRILLYACRNCDYQQEADNSCIYVNKITHEVDELTQIIADVSQDPTLPRTEDHPCQKCGHKEAVFFQSHSARAEDAMRLYYVCTAPHCGHRWTE, from the exons ATGGAGGCGGATGGAGCCTACGAGCCGGGCTTCGTGGGGATCCGGTTCTGCCAGGAGTG CAACAACATGCTATACCCTAAGGAGGACAAGGAGAACCGGATCCTGCTCTATGCT tGCCGCAACTGCGATTACCAGCAAGAAGCTGACAACAGCTGCATCTACGTCAACAAGATCACCCACGAAGTGGA TGAGCTCACGCAGATCATTGCTGATGTCTCCCAGGACCCCACGCTGCCCCGCACTGAGGACCATCCATGCCAGAA GTGCGGGCACAAGGAGGCAGTCTTCTTCCAGTCACACAGTGCCAGAGCTGAG gATGCCATGAGGCTCTACTATGTCTGCACCGCCCCACACTGCGGCCACCGCTGGACTGAGTGA